A stretch of the Aegilops tauschii subsp. strangulata cultivar AL8/78 chromosome 4, Aet v6.0, whole genome shotgun sequence genome encodes the following:
- the LOC109772414 gene encoding uncharacterized protein codes for MGFSFLPVMEYLSRRAFHAARLCPHTVTLPRDPGEGSGARTIHYWAPPGEPRLPPLLLIHGFGPMATWQWRRQVGPFSRRFHVVVPDLLCFGGSSPSPSSPAPSESAQAAALAALLDALPGLPATARVAVAGTSYGGFVAYSLARAAGPGRVGPVVISNSDLLKTAEDDRAFLQRAGGEWASMAELLMPLDARSARRLMELSFYRRQVTSMLPDFLIREGVQKLFSDKREEKIELMKAIIIGTDEFQLTPLEQDVLLIWGDHDQIFPLDKAFAVKRCLGENVRLEIFKETGHVPQMEDPDRFNEVVLDFLLASQKSPNQHDQ; via the exons ATGGGCTTCAGCTTCCTCCCGGTGATGGAGTACCTCTCGCGCCGCGCCTTCCACGCCGCCCGCCTCTGCCCCCACACCGTGACCCTCCCCCGCGACCCCGGCGAGGGCAGCGGGGCTCGAACGATCCACTACTGGGCGCCGCCGGGGGAGCCGCGCCTGCCGCCGCTCCtgctcatccacggcttcgggcCCATGGCCACATGGCAGTGGCGCCGCCAGGTGGGCCCCTTCTCCCGCCGCTTCCACGTCGTCGTCCCGGACCTGCTCTGCTTCGGCGGCTCCTCCCCCAGCCCCTCCTCCCCGGCCCCCTCCGAGTCGGCGCAGgccgccgcgctcgccgcgctgcTCGACGCGCTCCCGGGCCTCCCGGCGACGGCGCGCGTCGCCGTGGCCGGCACGAGCTACGGCGGGTTCGTGGCCTACTCCCTGGCCCGCGCGGCGGGGCCCGGGAGGGTCGGCCCCGTGGTGATATCCAACTCCGACCTGCTCAAGACGGCGGAGGACGACAGGGCGTTCCTCCAGCGCGCCGGCGGCGAGTGGGCGAGCATGGCGGAATTACTCATGCCGCTGGACGCGCGCTCGGCGCGGCGGCTCATGGAGCTCTCGTTCTACCGGAGGCAGGTCACCTCCATGCTGCCGGACTTCCTGATCAGAGAGGGCGTGCAG AAACTTTTCAGTGATAAGAGGGAAGAGAAGATCGAGCTCATGAAGGCCATAATTATAGGGACAGATGAGTTCCAACTTACACCCTTGGAGCAG GATGTTTTGCTCATCTGGGGAGACCATGACCAGATATTCCCTTTGGACAAGGCGTTTGCTGTCAAGAG GTGCTTAGGAGAGAATGTGAGGTTGGAAATCTTCAAGGAAACCGGGCATGTGCCGCAGATGGAGGACCCGGATCGGTTCAACGAGGTCGTCTTGGACTTCTTGCTTGCCTCTCAAAAGTCCCCAAACCAGCATGATCAGTAG
- the LOC109772415 gene encoding uncharacterized protein, which yields MASPHADPQQQHHASATPLLLAVRHIPFPGAQRPRALPAPDLAPLARRLDELAAAAAAHPLLKPLFDLRHHLSTFSQSRRQRMVAMRQAACPLAGGEGCFAAVLGGSVAGMVVSNGVNSFLSLYNTVLVIRLVLTWFPNTPPAIVSPLSTVCDPYLNIFRGIIPPLGGLDLSPILAFLVLNALTGTAAALPAELPSQKTASGSVHPDELTANQRKWTRRFRPGKSQEAEDAAR from the exons ATGGCCTCGCCGCACGCCGACCCGCAGCAGCAGCACCACGCGTCGGCGACGCCACTCCTGCTCGCCGTACGCCACATCCCGTTCCCCGGGGCCCAGCGCCCCCGCGCGCTCCCCGCCCCGGACCTCGCCCCTCTCGCGCGCCGCCTCGACGAGCTCGCCGCCGCGGCGGCCGCACACCCGCTCCTGAAGCCGCTCTTCGACCTCCGCCACCACCTCTCAACCTTCTCCCAG AGCAGGAGGCAGAGGATGGTGGCGATGCGGCAGGCGGCGTGCCCGCTGGCCGGCGGCGAGGGCTGCTTCGCGGCGGTGCTGGGCGGGTCCGTGGCCGGCATGGTGGTGTCCAACGGCGTCAACAGCTTCCTCAGCCTCTACAACACCGTGCTCGTCATCCGGCTCGTCCTCACCTGGTTCCCCAACACGCCGCCCGCCATCGTCTCGCCCCTCAG CACGGTGTGTGACCCGTACCTGAACATCTTCCGGGGCATCATCCCGCCGCTGGGAGGGCTGGACCTGTCCCCCATCCTCGCCTTCCTGGTGCTCAACGCCCTCACCGgcaccgccgccgcgctcccGGCCGAGCTCCCCTCCCAGAAGACCGCGTCCGGCTCGGTGCACCCTGACGAGCTCACCGCCAACCAGAGGAAATGGACGCGGAGATTCCGCCCGGGGAAATCGCAGGAGGCAGAGGATGCTGCTCGCTAG